AGGGGATTTCGTTGTGTTGTGTTCCTCCGCCAGCGTTAGAGATGAGTTCCGCCGGTaaaatcttttgttttcttttagatTCCTTTCATTCTTCATTCTCTTTTTCACCTTTCAATCTCAATGCCCAGCTATAATTCGATTTGCCTCAAATCTCATTTACGCACTTCATTATGCatgtcttaaaaaattatattcttgttTCCACACACTCTCACTCTTTTACTAGATTTTTATGCTCGTGGTTACTGTGCAAACCCTAATTCACTATATTTTCCCCtttcttgatttattttaacgTTTGATATCCTGGTagttgctctttttttttttcttctttctgtgttttttcttcttctttttagttttttgcaTTGCCTATTGTTGGAGACTCCCCTTTCATTTTGTATAAGGTAATCTGGATTTAGGTCCAAGCTAGTTTGCATGCTACACTTACACATGGAGGAAAGGTAATGGTAAATAAAGCTTCATTTTTTCGTCATGGGTCTTCATGGTTGAgtacactttattttattttttaatcctaGATATGGAGTCCAGCAAATATTGCCAGTGGTCATATGTTTTTGAAgtggttttttttatcattatatacTGTCCAATTCTTTCTTTTGTGGATATAAAATGGAGTTGCTGCTTTGAATCACAATTCAGGTTTTATGTTTCAGATACCGTCAATGCGAGTTCTGCTGAGTCTGTCAAAGAACCTGTCATAGGGTCAAGTCTGGAAGCAAAACAGGATGATACTGGTGAGGTTTTGGCTTCAATATGCATGTTGAAACTTTTGTTTGTCGTTGGTAATGATTGTGTCTGTTgtagagattaattttttttgttgggaatAAACTTGCTCACATCACATGATCCATGTCTTGCTAGaaataaaatctcaagttgATGCCATGTGGGAACAAATGAATAAAGGAGTATCTAATAAGACCCTCAACAGATTTACAAGCAAGCCTAATTCTGCTCCAAAAAAAACTGCAAAGAAGACATCATCTGTAAGATCTTGCTGTTGCTCTCTTCTTCAAgccattttgtaaaaaaaagtaaaataaaaactcttttaaCTGTTATGGAGTTTAATTTCTGTCAACCTGATAACTATGAACATAGAACTGGATGTCTTATTTGGCCTTGGCACCGAAGGCAACTGAATCCCTTGGGCAAGGTGCTTCCAAGAATGGACCTGGCATTCTGCAGAGCAGTACAAGTGATGAAGCCAAGAAGCTTGCTGCTGCTGCTCTTGCAGCAGTGAAAGATGATGCTGCCATGGCTGCCTCAAGCAGGGGGAAACTTGTGGTAA
This region of Glycine max cultivar Williams 82 chromosome 7, Glycine_max_v4.0, whole genome shotgun sequence genomic DNA includes:
- the LOC100781050 gene encoding craniofacial development protein 1 — encoded protein: MSSADTVNASSAESVKEPVIGSSLEAKQDDTEIKSQVDAMWEQMNKGVSNKTLNRFTSKPNSAPKKTAKKTSSNWMSYLALAPKATESLGQGASKNGPGILQSSTSDEAKKLAAAALAAVKDDAAMAASSRGKLVITEVRDFAGQEIEVKKLVDSDSKEAMERAKAPPPSAVDTVLEQIKKKQKLSVLDKTKKDWGEFKEEKRLEEELDAYKKSSNQYLDKVSFLQRADYREFERERDARLALQSRKRPDNMQEDD